Proteins from one Mucilaginibacter jinjuensis genomic window:
- a CDS encoding RNA polymerase sigma-70 factor, whose protein sequence is MTDFTKLSEDELMGLLRQDRLNAFREIYARHWKRLYSDAYKRLKSKELAEEIVQEVFTNLWIKRSQLQINTTVGGYLHTAITHRIIDQFRKETIRTKYQEAFKILHSEVDNSTENEIMLKELTYTIENEVSQLPDKCRSVYELSRKEHKSNKEIALQLSISEKTVENHLTNALKRLRHGLSHYLVIVVALLLR, encoded by the coding sequence ATGACCGATTTTACTAAGCTGTCTGAAGATGAATTGATGGGATTGCTACGGCAAGACAGGCTTAATGCGTTCAGGGAGATTTATGCACGCCACTGGAAAAGACTATACAGTGACGCTTATAAGCGTTTAAAAAGTAAAGAACTGGCCGAAGAAATTGTACAGGAGGTTTTTACCAACCTGTGGATTAAAAGAAGCCAGTTGCAAATTAATACTACAGTTGGGGGGTATTTACACACCGCTATTACCCATCGTATTATTGATCAGTTCCGTAAAGAAACTATCCGTACAAAATACCAGGAAGCTTTTAAAATTTTGCATTCGGAGGTAGATAACTCTACCGAAAACGAGATTATGCTGAAAGAGCTTACCTACACTATAGAAAACGAAGTAAGCCAGTTGCCCGATAAATGCCGCTCTGTATATGAACTGAGCCGTAAAGAGCATAAAAGCAACAAAGAGATTGCACTGCAATTAAGCATCTCAGAAAAAACAGTAGAAAACCACTTAACCAATGCGCTTAAAAGATTGCGTCACGGCCTTAGCCATTACCTTGTAATTGTGGTTGCATTACTGCTCAGATAA
- a CDS encoding multiheme c-type cytochrome — MSKKRVLRIAAVFLLPLTLIFSQCFNNSDKKATDPRGELYAGSASCVKCHKDISHSFLGTAHYFSSRPASLKNIQGSFNKDSNTVVYNDSLKVVMEKLHAGLYQTAYLKGKQIESQPFDIVFGSSKAQTYIFWKGNEPHELPISYFNGLHNWTISPGYDGDVADYSRPIISRCFQCHSSYINDAPQQTQSLHHVAAFDKSSLIMGIDCERCHGPGANHVNFHTEFPEQKVAKYITKFSALTRSQKLDACGVCHSSSREQFQTSAFKFKMGDTLAKFKEPNFLPEDPNPPTLDVHGNQNGLLATSQCFIKSNMDCSNCHNTHVNESANMAVYSQRCMVCHSEAKHNFCTMAPKLGAVIKNNCIDCHMPLKPSNLITVAGSGGKMIVPYMVRTHHIAVYPQESQKIAAFIKEQEK, encoded by the coding sequence ATGAGCAAAAAAAGAGTATTACGTATTGCGGCTGTATTTCTGCTTCCGCTTACACTCATTTTTTCTCAATGTTTTAATAATTCTGATAAGAAAGCTACCGATCCGCGTGGAGAATTATATGCAGGCTCTGCAAGTTGTGTAAAATGCCATAAAGATATTTCACACTCGTTTTTAGGCACAGCTCATTACTTTAGTTCGAGGCCGGCTTCATTAAAAAATATTCAGGGTAGTTTTAATAAAGATTCAAACACTGTTGTTTATAACGACAGTTTGAAAGTGGTAATGGAGAAGCTTCACGCCGGCTTATACCAAACTGCTTATTTAAAAGGTAAGCAGATAGAGTCGCAGCCATTTGATATTGTGTTTGGTAGCTCAAAGGCACAAACATACATTTTTTGGAAAGGTAATGAACCTCACGAACTGCCCATATCTTATTTCAATGGCCTGCATAACTGGACTATCAGCCCCGGTTATGATGGGGATGTGGCAGATTACAGCAGACCCATTATATCGCGTTGTTTTCAATGCCACAGTTCTTACATCAATGATGCACCGCAGCAAACTCAAAGCCTTCATCACGTAGCGGCTTTTGATAAATCATCACTCATTATGGGTATTGATTGTGAGCGCTGCCATGGTCCAGGAGCCAATCATGTTAACTTCCATACCGAATTCCCGGAGCAGAAGGTAGCAAAGTATATTACTAAATTTTCGGCATTAACCCGGTCACAAAAACTGGATGCATGCGGGGTATGCCACTCCAGCAGCAGGGAGCAATTTCAGACCTCGGCATTTAAATTTAAGATGGGCGATACCCTTGCTAAATTTAAAGAGCCAAATTTTTTACCTGAAGATCCCAACCCGCCAACACTTGATGTGCACGGCAACCAAAATGGCCTGCTGGCAACCAGTCAATGCTTCATAAAAAGCAATATGGATTGTAGCAATTGCCATAATACGCACGTTAATGAAAGTGCTAACATGGCTGTTTATTCGCAACGCTGCATGGTTTGCCATAGCGAAGCCAAACATAATTTCTGCACTATGGCGCCAAAATTAGGTGCTGTAATTAAAAATAATTGCATTGATTGCCACATGCCTTTAAAGCCATCAAACCTTATTACGGTTGCAGGCTCGGGGGGTAAAATGATTGTGCCTTATATGGTACGCACACATCATATTGCCGTTTATCCCCAGGAATCGCAGAAAATTGCGGCTTTTATAAAGGAACAAGAAAAATAA
- a CDS encoding FecR family protein, with protein sequence MKKPVPVELLEKYIKGECTQAEQTLVKQWYASFEHEPDGISDMSFAEEQELEEHLYQKILFDIARAEGETEAPIQPITRNVGIWYKLAGAAAVIFVLGAVAMLYTAKIKNASDGPDPEKHIIVVTNNSNQIYKSNLPDHSSVWLSPHSQLRFPEKFAAASRNVSMQGECFFEISKNPKRPFIINSNAMITKVWGTSFLVRDNALSNQADVSVLTGKVSVAIKSNHVASLKLEKGEVMLYPHQKVICLVAQHVLKMQEAVNEPALQIWNRVNLSFDNKPLNEIIPVLNATYHVHIKAGSAKINHYVLTADLAGFNMADVLEALKKTLNVNYQIKKDSIELI encoded by the coding sequence ATGAAGAAACCTGTACCCGTAGAATTACTGGAGAAGTATATTAAGGGCGAATGCACACAAGCGGAGCAAACATTGGTAAAACAATGGTATGCCTCTTTTGAACATGAGCCTGATGGTATTTCTGACATGAGTTTCGCTGAAGAGCAAGAGCTGGAAGAACATCTGTACCAAAAAATACTTTTCGATATAGCCAGGGCAGAAGGCGAAACCGAAGCCCCTATACAGCCAATAACGCGTAATGTTGGCATATGGTATAAACTTGCCGGTGCGGCTGCTGTAATTTTTGTATTGGGTGCAGTTGCGATGCTTTATACTGCTAAAATAAAAAACGCATCTGATGGGCCCGATCCTGAAAAGCACATCATTGTTGTAACCAACAATTCTAATCAGATATACAAATCAAACCTGCCCGATCATAGTTCGGTTTGGTTAAGCCCGCATTCGCAATTACGATTCCCTGAAAAGTTTGCTGCCGCATCAAGAAACGTTTCGATGCAAGGCGAATGTTTTTTCGAAATATCTAAAAACCCTAAACGCCCATTTATTATCAATAGCAACGCTATGATAACCAAAGTTTGGGGCACCAGTTTTTTGGTACGCGATAATGCATTAAGTAACCAGGCCGATGTATCTGTATTAACGGGTAAGGTTTCTGTAGCTATTAAATCAAACCATGTTGCTTCATTAAAATTAGAGAAAGGTGAGGTGATGCTTTACCCGCACCAGAAAGTGATTTGCCTGGTAGCTCAGCATGTATTAAAAATGCAGGAAGCTGTTAACGAGCCAGCTTTACAGATCTGGAACAGGGTTAACCTCTCATTCGATAATAAGCCGTTAAATGAAATTATACCTGTGCTTAATGCTACCTACCATGTACACATTAAAGCAGGCAGTGCTAAAATAAACCATTATGTTTTAACGGCTGATTTGGCTGGCTTTAACATGGCCGATGTATTGGAAGCGCTTAAAAAGACGCTCAATGTAAATTACCAGATCAAAAAAGATAGTATAGAACTTATATAA
- a CDS encoding TonB-dependent receptor has product MKITLSQIVITAMVSGITYASPLKAQNMLEKTVTVSLENTNLLDVLNYLQKTDNVKFIYSKNSIDVTKRVSVNFKNQPLKEVLDQVLTTNGIQYSVMKDRIVLGKADESAAPATTGVVTTTETTATETQNAAANTVTGKITDDAGLPIIGATVTEKGTTNGVSAGVDGTFKLNVSGPNAVLVVQFLGYTPKEITVGTQTVINVVLAADVKALNEVVVIGYGTQKKSVVTGAISHVGAKDIQDQQVTRIDQALQGRTSGVNVVQSSGAPGSSPTIRIRGITSINNSNPLYVIDGVVVLNGGLDNVNPNDVESIEVLKDASAAIYGSRASSGVVLVTTKKGKSGAPQLSYSGYVGVQGPVSKVKLADASQYATLRNQSVTNDGGAAPFGNPAQYGTGTNWQNEIFSNNALIQSHNLNISGGTDKSTYYVSFGYLDQDGIVLKDQSNYKRYNFAVNTNSKIKKWLTVGESFTYTYTNSQGSFNTNSEFGGPLSSSLNLDPITPVLQTNQSIAAGYNQYAVKNGAGIPYGISPYVGNEITNPMAYAQTIQGNYNWSHNLLGNAFVEIEPIKGLKIKTQINGKQAFFGSESYTPLYYLNSNNSNTTNQSEYRGSNRNLTWNWDNTATYSKTIGLHNFSVLVGTSAQEQSEVGLGGTYNNIPATSYDQASFNFSLPAANRVASGYENQPYHTASTFGRVTYDYDERYLFTGIIRRDGSSKFGSNNIYGTFPGAEVGWVVTRESFFPKDTFVDFLKLRGSYGSVGNEQSLGTFQYTSIVGSGHNYVFGQDQLGIGYSTSSPSNPDLRWESVHTTDIGLDAVLAHNLNVTIDVYRKLTKGMLEAVPVPGYTGYTASPTANVGNLENKGIELELNYKNNVGAFNYNVGGNISYNKNNVSYLGTIPFYDNGNFQGSAYPLQRTIVGQPVNSFYGFNELGTFKSQAEINAYTHNGTMIQPNAKPGDFKWEDINGDGKIDNNDRKFLGSPLPTWTYGVNFNADYKGFDIKIFGQGVWGNKIFQAYRRLDLPTANYEIAALNAWSPANPSSNYPRLSDSDPNGNLKNPSNFYLQSGAYFRIKTAQIGYNLPKAWLTKADIKRVRVYLSSNNLVTITGYKGFDPEVGDVNGNGIFGVDRGIYPQSRSFLVGLDITL; this is encoded by the coding sequence ATGAAGATTACTTTAAGCCAAATAGTGATAACCGCGATGGTTAGCGGCATTACTTATGCCAGCCCTTTAAAGGCTCAAAACATGCTGGAGAAAACAGTAACTGTATCTCTGGAAAATACCAATTTACTGGATGTTTTAAATTATCTGCAAAAAACAGATAACGTTAAATTTATATACAGCAAAAACTCAATAGACGTTACTAAAAGGGTATCGGTTAATTTCAAAAACCAGCCGCTTAAAGAAGTGCTGGACCAGGTGTTAACTACAAACGGTATCCAGTACAGCGTAATGAAAGACAGGATTGTTCTTGGCAAAGCCGATGAGAGTGCTGCCCCTGCAACTACTGGTGTTGTAACTACAACAGAAACAACTGCTACAGAAACTCAAAACGCTGCAGCTAATACCGTAACAGGTAAAATTACAGACGATGCAGGTTTACCTATCATTGGTGCAACTGTTACCGAAAAAGGTACAACCAATGGTGTAAGCGCAGGTGTTGATGGTACATTCAAATTAAATGTTAGCGGCCCTAACGCTGTATTAGTAGTACAATTTTTAGGTTATACTCCTAAAGAAATTACTGTTGGTACGCAAACCGTTATCAATGTTGTATTAGCTGCTGATGTTAAAGCCCTTAACGAGGTTGTTGTTATTGGTTACGGTACACAAAAGAAAAGTGTAGTAACCGGTGCTATCAGCCACGTAGGTGCAAAAGACATCCAGGATCAGCAAGTAACCCGTATCGATCAGGCTTTACAAGGCCGTACCTCTGGTGTTAATGTTGTACAAAGCAGCGGTGCACCGGGTTCGTCTCCAACAATCCGTATCCGTGGTATTACATCTATCAACAACAGTAACCCATTATATGTAATTGATGGTGTTGTTGTATTAAACGGTGGTTTAGATAACGTTAACCCTAACGATGTTGAATCAATCGAGGTATTGAAAGATGCATCTGCAGCTATTTATGGTTCACGTGCATCATCGGGCGTTGTATTGGTTACTACCAAAAAAGGTAAATCTGGTGCGCCTCAATTAAGCTACAGCGGTTATGTCGGTGTACAAGGCCCTGTTAGCAAAGTTAAACTTGCTGATGCAAGCCAGTATGCTACTTTAAGAAACCAGTCTGTTACTAATGATGGCGGTGCAGCTCCTTTTGGTAACCCGGCTCAATACGGTACAGGTACAAACTGGCAAAACGAAATATTTAGCAACAATGCTTTAATTCAAAGCCATAACCTAAATATTTCTGGTGGTACAGATAAATCAACTTACTACGTATCTTTTGGTTATTTAGATCAGGACGGTATCGTTTTAAAAGATCAATCTAACTACAAACGTTACAACTTTGCAGTAAACACCAATTCAAAAATTAAAAAATGGCTTACTGTAGGTGAAAGCTTTACTTATACTTACACTAACAGCCAGGGTTCATTCAATACAAACAGTGAGTTTGGTGGTCCGTTAAGTTCATCATTAAACCTTGATCCAATTACTCCTGTTTTACAAACCAACCAATCAATTGCTGCCGGTTATAACCAGTATGCAGTTAAAAATGGTGCAGGCATACCTTACGGTATTTCTCCTTATGTAGGTAACGAGATAACCAACCCAATGGCTTATGCTCAAACTATCCAGGGTAACTACAATTGGTCGCACAACTTGTTAGGTAATGCATTTGTGGAAATTGAACCCATCAAAGGTTTAAAAATTAAAACGCAGATTAATGGTAAGCAAGCCTTTTTTGGTAGCGAATCATATACTCCGCTTTACTACTTAAACTCAAACAACAGCAATACAACCAACCAGTCTGAATACAGAGGCAGCAACCGTAACTTAACCTGGAATTGGGATAACACAGCTACTTACAGTAAAACAATAGGTTTACATAACTTCAGCGTATTAGTGGGTACAAGTGCCCAGGAGCAAAGCGAAGTTGGTTTGGGTGGCACTTACAATAACATCCCTGCAACTTCTTATGATCAGGCTTCATTTAACTTCTCATTACCGGCAGCTAACAGAGTTGCTTCAGGTTACGAGAACCAGCCTTACCATACAGCTTCAACTTTTGGCCGTGTTACTTACGATTATGATGAGCGTTACTTATTTACAGGTATCATCCGTCGCGATGGTTCTTCTAAATTTGGTAGTAACAACATTTATGGTACATTCCCTGGTGCTGAAGTTGGATGGGTTGTTACAAGAGAAAGTTTCTTTCCGAAAGATACATTTGTTGACTTCCTGAAACTAAGAGGTTCTTATGGTTCTGTAGGTAATGAGCAATCATTAGGTACTTTCCAATATACTTCAATTGTAGGCAGTGGTCATAACTATGTATTTGGTCAGGATCAGTTAGGTATTGGTTACAGTACCAGCAGCCCTTCAAATCCAGATTTGCGTTGGGAGTCTGTACACACCACTGATATCGGTTTGGATGCGGTATTAGCACACAACCTGAATGTTACAATTGATGTTTATCGTAAATTAACCAAAGGTATGCTTGAGGCAGTTCCTGTACCAGGTTATACTGGCTATACTGCTTCACCAACTGCAAACGTAGGTAACCTTGAAAATAAGGGTATTGAGTTAGAGTTAAATTACAAAAACAACGTAGGTGCATTTAACTATAATGTTGGTGGTAACATCTCTTATAACAAAAACAACGTAAGCTACCTGGGTACAATTCCTTTTTATGATAATGGAAACTTCCAGGGATCAGCTTATCCTTTGCAACGTACAATAGTTGGTCAGCCGGTTAATTCTTTCTACGGATTTAATGAGTTAGGTACTTTTAAATCTCAGGCAGAAATTAACGCTTACACCCACAATGGTACAATGATACAGCCAAATGCAAAACCAGGCGACTTTAAATGGGAAGACATTAATGGTGATGGTAAAATTGATAACAACGACCGTAAATTCTTAGGAAGCCCGCTTCCTACCTGGACTTATGGTGTAAACTTCAATGCTGATTACAAAGGTTTCGATATCAAAATCTTTGGTCAGGGTGTTTGGGGTAACAAAATATTCCAGGCTTACCGTCGTTTAGATTTGCCAACCGCTAACTACGAAATCGCAGCATTAAATGCATGGAGCCCGGCTAACCCATCAAGCAATTACCCACGTTTATCAGATTCAGATCCTAACGGCAACTTAAAAAACCCGTCAAATTTCTATCTGCAAAGCGGTGCTTATTTCCGCATCAAAACTGCTCAAATTGGTTACAACCTGCCTAAAGCATGGTTAACTAAAGCAGATATTAAACGCGTAAGGGTTTATTTAAGCAGCAACAACCTGGTAACTATTACCGGTTACAAAGGATTTGATCCTGAAGTTGGTGATGTTAACGGTAACGGAATATTTGGTGTAGATAGAGGTATCTATCCACAATCACGTTCATTCTTAGTAGGTCTTGACATTACACTGTAA
- a CDS encoding ATP-binding protein, translating to MIKNSKKIPVLRYGLIVLLVTILFSGAFYLYMRYDSARQLRYKIGKLLTARANSDIVDSCLLNLYSADNNSRLYAITGDKKYANLFSAQLSKLSTQLAEIKFDDNKIPALKADRLNGLISQKKEKTSNYIRLTSLTDSLIKSTLKIDSMLSYTPAKQSAPVIRTTKTIVHIDTIKPAVVTVTTPKKRKFFGRIFSAISGKNKKAEQVTTNAPVIVKRDTLTKTIVQSGITYNAIAKKTYRNHHKLNIANTDLRKDERDILLINNNLIIDIVSELNKYKALEIKYAADSKAELADKVSSVFKEYNYLSKFTIVALILLLIAVFYNIWKIFNNEVAIIAHSEKAEQYANNKSMFMASMSHEIRTPLNSVIGFSEQLASGKLNPDQTLQINAIRSSSQMLLEVVNEILDFSKYETGKMTFEQQPFMLNNVLNDVLNAVEIQAAKKGLILKQDILLDEDLCISGDMLRLKQVVMNLLVNAIKFTPKGQVLLQAKLMHKRHDKAVLKVRIKDTGIGIKKHDLPTIFDEFSQVDEAQKVTRHKGTGLGLAICKKIIELQGGRIKVISELNKGSVFSFELPVTIADKADCVEAQQISTEDLANLVTGAHVLLVEDNELNVLLAKTILKKWKITCDIAYNGQEAFNLFEEYTYDLVLTDIQMPVMGGLELLSLIRQSPNSLKAEMPVIAFTANVLKEARDAYFKAGIDDIVLKPFNERDLIEKISQGLKNKYTQTDKFLSQNTTNGDVLEG from the coding sequence ATGATTAAAAACTCAAAGAAGATACCTGTATTGCGTTATGGCCTGATTGTATTGCTGGTAACTATTCTTTTTTCGGGAGCTTTTTACCTTTACATGCGTTACGACAGTGCGCGGCAATTGCGTTACAAAATTGGTAAGTTACTTACCGCCCGTGCCAATTCGGATATTGTTGACAGTTGCCTGCTAAACCTTTACAGTGCTGATAATAACAGCAGGCTCTATGCAATTACCGGCGATAAAAAGTACGCCAATCTTTTTTCGGCACAGCTTAGTAAATTAAGTACCCAATTGGCTGAAATTAAATTTGATGATAATAAAATACCAGCCTTAAAGGCCGATAGACTCAATGGTTTGATAAGCCAAAAAAAGGAAAAAACAAGTAACTATATCAGGCTAACATCATTAACTGACAGCCTGATTAAATCGACCCTGAAGATTGATAGCATGCTGAGTTATACACCTGCTAAACAATCGGCACCGGTAATCAGAACTACAAAAACTATCGTACATATTGATACGATTAAACCGGCTGTAGTTACAGTTACTACACCTAAGAAAAGAAAGTTTTTTGGGCGGATATTCTCTGCAATCTCAGGCAAAAACAAAAAAGCTGAACAGGTAACAACCAATGCACCGGTTATTGTAAAGCGGGATACCCTGACCAAAACTATCGTACAATCGGGTATTACTTATAATGCTATTGCTAAAAAAACATACAGAAACCATCATAAGCTTAATATTGCCAATACAGATCTCCGGAAAGATGAGCGCGACATATTGCTGATCAACAATAACCTGATTATTGATATTGTATCTGAGCTGAACAAGTATAAGGCACTGGAGATAAAATATGCTGCAGATAGTAAGGCCGAGCTTGCCGATAAGGTGAGCAGTGTTTTTAAAGAGTACAACTACCTTTCGAAGTTTACCATAGTGGCTCTCATATTGTTGCTGATCGCGGTGTTTTATAACATCTGGAAAATATTTAATAACGAGGTTGCTATCATCGCTCATTCAGAAAAGGCCGAACAATATGCCAACAATAAAAGCATGTTTATGGCCAGTATGAGTCATGAAATTCGTACGCCACTTAATTCGGTAATCGGATTTTCTGAGCAGCTGGCATCGGGTAAGCTTAATCCCGATCAAACGTTGCAGATCAACGCCATCAGGAGCTCATCGCAGATGTTACTGGAGGTTGTTAACGAAATCCTGGATTTCTCGAAATACGAAACCGGGAAGATGACTTTCGAGCAGCAGCCTTTTATGCTTAATAACGTTTTAAATGATGTTTTGAATGCGGTAGAGATCCAGGCTGCAAAAAAAGGGCTGATCTTAAAGCAGGATATTTTATTGGATGAAGATTTGTGTATTAGCGGCGATATGTTGCGGTTAAAACAAGTAGTGATGAACTTGTTGGTTAACGCCATAAAATTTACACCCAAAGGGCAAGTGTTATTGCAAGCCAAACTAATGCACAAAAGGCATGATAAGGCGGTATTAAAAGTGCGGATAAAAGACACAGGCATCGGTATCAAAAAGCATGATCTGCCTACCATATTCGATGAATTTTCGCAGGTGGATGAAGCACAAAAAGTAACCCGCCATAAAGGAACGGGTTTGGGACTGGCTATCTGTAAAAAGATCATTGAGTTGCAAGGCGGCCGTATTAAAGTAATCAGCGAGCTAAATAAAGGCTCGGTATTTAGTTTTGAGTTACCTGTTACCATAGCCGACAAGGCAGATTGTGTTGAAGCACAACAAATAAGTACGGAAGATTTAGCCAACCTTGTAACCGGTGCCCACGTGTTATTGGTTGAAGATAATGAGCTAAACGTATTACTGGCCAAAACCATATTGAAGAAATGGAAAATAACCTGCGATATTGCTTACAATGGCCAGGAAGCTTTCAATTTATTTGAGGAGTATACTTACGATTTGGTGCTTACCGATATACAAATGCCGGTAATGGGCGGGTTAGAATTATTATCGTTAATCAGGCAATCGCCTAATTCATTAAAGGCAGAAATGCCGGTCATCGCGTTTACAGCTAATGTATTGAAAGAGGCTCGGGATGCTTATTTCAAAGCAGGTATTGATGACATTGTATTAAAACCATTTAATGAACGGGACCTTATTGAGAAGATAAGCCAGGGCTTAAAGAACAAATACACACAAACCGATAAGTTTCTGAGCCAGAACACAACTAATGGGGATGTGCTGGAAGGATAA
- a CDS encoding RagB/SusD family nutrient uptake outer membrane protein, with product MKKRYIQYGALALISTVSVLASCKKSFLELTPKGQSLESNYYQTADQVYAGLVAAYDPLNTQTGGSDNTYSDPLGPLNAASDDCVAGGGSSSDQNTWQAMNDMRLLTPAVGPQGEFWNINFTGVNHANLILSKIVGNNSITGLTTALQSRYIAEAKFLRGHYYFDLVRIFQNVPLILAPLTSSELYTQKQATPDAVYAQVEADLTAAIPNLPTTVVPAEYGRVTQGAAKALLGKVYLYEKKYAQAAAMFADVNGTPGGTSTYGYRLMANYGDIFSPDHKFNSESIFEIERTGTQSYSWGNWNQFKSSVYSQMIGARSYTGPIYWAGWGFNPVTADLATAMKGDPRYGYTIVNIDSLAKANNATYQASYQNTGYFIQKYAPLLKYKAATGTTELNFPNDYIEIRLADTYLMEAEALVQGAGDAGRAAALLNAVRARVGLPAVAATLANIQNERRLELATEGHRWFDLVRWGLAPTVLGTSKHFTAGKNEILPIPLNELNNTVLVQNKGY from the coding sequence ATGAAAAAAAGATATATACAGTACGGCGCATTAGCTTTAATAAGCACAGTAAGTGTTTTGGCGTCATGTAAAAAATCGTTCCTGGAGTTAACCCCTAAAGGTCAATCTCTTGAATCAAACTATTACCAAACTGCAGATCAGGTTTACGCTGGTTTAGTAGCAGCTTACGATCCGTTGAATACACAAACCGGTGGTTCTGATAATACTTATTCAGACCCGCTTGGCCCGCTTAACGCAGCATCTGATGATTGCGTTGCAGGTGGTGGCTCGTCTTCAGATCAAAACACCTGGCAGGCCATGAATGATATGCGCCTGTTAACCCCGGCAGTTGGCCCGCAAGGCGAATTCTGGAACATTAACTTTACAGGTGTAAACCACGCCAATTTAATTTTAAGCAAAATTGTAGGTAACAACTCAATAACCGGCTTAACAACTGCTTTACAAAGCCGTTATATTGCTGAAGCTAAGTTTTTACGTGGTCACTATTATTTCGATCTGGTACGTATTTTTCAAAATGTACCTTTAATTCTGGCACCACTTACAAGCTCTGAGTTATATACCCAGAAACAAGCAACCCCTGATGCAGTTTATGCACAGGTAGAAGCCGACCTTACTGCTGCTATCCCTAACCTGCCGACTACAGTTGTACCTGCAGAGTATGGTCGCGTAACACAAGGTGCTGCAAAAGCATTGCTTGGTAAAGTTTATTTGTACGAGAAAAAATACGCCCAGGCTGCTGCCATGTTTGCTGATGTAAATGGTACACCTGGCGGTACAAGCACTTACGGTTACCGCTTAATGGCTAACTACGGTGATATTTTCAGCCCGGATCATAAATTTAACAGCGAGTCTATTTTCGAGATTGAGCGCACAGGTACCCAAAGCTACAGCTGGGGTAACTGGAACCAGTTTAAATCGAGCGTTTATTCACAAATGATAGGCGCAAGAAGCTATACTGGCCCTATTTATTGGGCAGGTTGGGGCTTTAACCCGGTAACTGCCGATTTAGCTACCGCTATGAAAGGCGACCCACGTTATGGTTATACCATTGTTAATATTGATAGTTTAGCTAAAGCTAACAATGCTACTTACCAGGCAAGTTACCAGAACACTGGTTACTTTATCCAAAAGTATGCACCGTTGTTGAAATATAAAGCAGCAACAGGTACCACAGAGCTTAACTTCCCTAACGATTACATTGAGATCCGTTTAGCGGATACTTACCTGATGGAAGCCGAAGCATTAGTACAAGGTGCGGGTGATGCAGGCCGTGCAGCAGCTTTATTAAACGCTGTACGTGCACGTGTTGGTTTACCTGCTGTAGCAGCTACTTTAGCTAATATCCAAAACGAACGCCGTTTAGAGTTAGCTACTGAAGGCCACCGTTGGTTCGACTTAGTTAGATGGGGCCTTGCTCCAACTGTATTGGGTACATCTAAGCACTTTACTGCTGGTAAAAACGAAATTTTACCAATCCCGCTTAATGAGCTTAATAACACTGTATTAGTACAAAACAAAGGATATTAA